The Gasterosteus aculeatus chromosome 17, fGasAcu3.hap1.1, whole genome shotgun sequence genome includes a window with the following:
- the slmapa gene encoding sarcolemma associated protein a isoform X18 — translation MEARRRSDVIQAPLPLPVDKVAANTPSMYSQELFQLSQYLQEALHREQMLEQKLATLQRLLANTQEASESSWQALIDEDRLLSRLEVMGSQLQAHSKSQTEDGIRKELLALQEDKHNYETTAKESLRRVLQEKIEVVRKLSEVERSLSNTEDECTHLKEMSERGQEELRELANKYNAAVNEMKELTDKIKAAEGRQEELTQRGALEKRELELRIEEMEEKEQVLQASIEALQADNDFTNERLAALQVRLEQLQEKSIKENNSLDNCHVNNSGGDSTRIQQLIECPPVKQLKETVSSSIHKLANFAEVMDAHLQNNQTAEEDDILASPDRLKGNPMDAKESDMSDTLSPSKDRSSDDTSDGNMDDQELNEPQNRVALLKAELHRAGLEPGDTEQVIHHLHRELLDAQDLANTGKQRCLELQALLEEERRSNSEQTEESTKQIQYLQTQLGKLQADMEALREQRESTICTTREELYCAQEEILVLRHAMETATAEREREIAALQADLCGVRSELERWRDTAAKYEREISRLQEAFTLQQQQRSTANQLQAECATLQQRCVCLQQDCDGLRGERETLTDKLHRLENELSSTREQSLVLSCSLESLEKREGVLQEQLGSLENQHLQDASKLKSQLDQAQTHTHTLQREYEDTQSQLLDLRQRYERTEKEKLNIHQELEQCRSSLKLLQDKTTSSGWSPWMPVIAVMVAVTAAVLYPNLSKSSST, via the exons ATGGAGGCACGCCGACGGAGCGA tGTCATCCAGGCTCCGTTACCACTTCCTGTAGACAAG gttGCAGCCAACACTCCCAGTATGTATTCTCAGGAACTGTTCCAGCTCTCCCAGTATCTGCAG GAGGCCTTACACAGAGAGCAGATGTTGGAGCAGAAGCTCGCTACCCTGCAGCGTCTGTTGGCCAACACTCAGGAGGCCTCCGAGAGCAGCTGGCAG GCTCTGATCGACGAAGACCGCCTGCTCTCCAGACTGGAGGTGATGGGCAGTCAGCTGCAGGCTCACTCCAAG TCCCAGACGGAGGACGGCATCCGCAAGGAGCTGCtggctctgcaggaggacaaacacaacTACGAGACCACGGCCAAGGAGTCCCTGAGGAGAgtcctgcaggagaagatcgaGGTGGTCAGGAAGCTGTCGGAGGTGGAG CGCTCGCTCAGTAACACGGAGGACGAGTGCACCCACCTGAAGGAGATGTCCGAGCGCggccaggaggagctgagggagcTCGCCAACAAGTACAACGCCGCCGTCAACGAGATGAAAGAGCTCACGGACAAAATCAAG GCGGCAGAGGGCCGGCAGGAGGAGCTCACCCAGCGGGGGGCGCTGGAGAAGAGGGAGTTGGAGCTGCGGatcgaggagatggaggagaaggagcaggttCTCCAGGCCAGCATCGAAGCTCTGCAGGCCGACAACGACTTCACCAACGAGAGGCTGGCCGCCCTGCAGG tgCGGTTAGAACAGCTACAAGAGAAAAgcattaaagaaaacaacagccTGG ACAACTGTCACGTTAACAACAGCGGAGGAGACTCGACTAGAATCCAACAGTTGATTGAGTGTCCGC cgGTCAAACAGCTGAAAGAAACCGTGAGTTCTTCAATCCACAAACTGGCCAACTTTGCTG aagTGATGGACGCACACCTACAGAACAACCAGACGGCAGAAGAAGACGACATCTTGGCCAGCCCTGATCGCCTTAAAG GCAATCCAATGGATGCCAAAGAGTCGGACATGTCAGACACTCTGAGTCCCAGCAAAGACCGCAGCAGTGACGACACGTCAG ACGGCAACATGGATGACCAGGAGCTGAACGAACCCCAGAACAGAGTAGCTCTGCTCAAAG ctGAGTTGCATCGGGCCGGTCTAGAGCCTGGAGATACGGAGCAGGTCATCCACCACCTCCACAGAGAGCTTCTGGACGCCCAGGATTTAGCCAACACCGGCAAGCAGAGATGTCTGGAGCTGCAAG ctctgctggaggaggagaggaggagtaaCTCTGAGCAGACTGAGGAGTCCACCAAACAGATCCAGTACCTGCAGA ctcaaCTTGGGAAGCTGCAGGCTGACATGGAGGCACTGAGGGAACAGAGGGAGAGCACCATCTGCACCACCCGAGAGGAGCTCTACTGCGCCCAGGAGGAG ATCCTCGTCCTGCGTCACGCCATGGAGACTGCCACGGCTGAGCGCGAGCGCGAAATCGCCGCTCTGCAGGCCGACCTGTGCGGCGTGCGGTCCGAGCTGGAGCGCTGGCGGGACACGGCCGCCAAGTACGAGCGGGAGATCAGCCGGCTGCAGGAGGCATtcacgctgcagcagcagcagcggagcaCGGCCAACCAGCTGCAGG cggAGTGCGCTACGTTGcagcagcggtgtgtgtgtttgcagcaggACTGTGACGGCCTCAGAGGGGAGCGGGAAACTCTGACGGACAAACTTCACCGCCTGGAGAATGAGCTGAGcag caccagggagcagagtctgGTCCTCAGCTGCAGTCTGGAGTCtctggagaagagggagggggttCTGCAGGAACAACTGGGGTCTTTGGAGAATCAACACCTGCAGGATGCAAGCAAGCTGAAGAGCCAGCTGGACCAGGcccagacccacacacacacactgcagagagag TATGAAGACACACAGTCCCAGCTGTTGGACCTCCGTCAGCGCTACGAGAGAACTGAGAAGGAGAAGCTGAACATCCACCAGGAGCTGGAGCAGTGCAGGAGCAgcctgaagctgctgcaggacaagaCCACCtct agcggTTGGAGCCCCTGGATGCCGGTCATCGCAGTGATGGTCGCCGTGACGGCAGCCGTCCTCTACCCAAACCTCTCCAAGAGCAGCTCCACCTAG
- the slmapa gene encoding sarcolemma associated protein a isoform X3 — MPSALAVFACRPNSHPFQERHVYLDEPVKIGRSVARCRPAQNNATFDCKVLSRNHALVWFDHKTGKFYLQDTKSSNGTFINSQRLSRGSEESPPCEVLSGDIIQFGVDVTENTRKVTHGCIVSTIKLFLPDGMEARRRSDVIQAPLPLPVDKVAANTPSMYSQELFQLSQYLQEALHREQMLEQKLATLQRLLANTQEASESSWQALIDEDRLLSRLEVMGSQLQAHSKSQTEDGIRKELLALQEDKHNYETTAKESLRRVLQEKIEVVRKLSEVERSLSNTEDECTHLKEMSERGQEELRELANKYNAAVNEMKELTDKIKAAEGRQEELTQRGALEKRELELRIEEMEEKEQVLQASIEALQADNDFTNERLAALQDEDIVSHGPVEEPEKDKRSLRTPESPEEDEDTDTDDGPFGGDEDVDDNCHVNNSGGDSTRIQQLIECPPVKQLKETVSSSIHKLANFAEVMDAHLQNNQTAEEDDILASPDRLKGNPMDAKESDMSDTLSPSKDRSSDDTSDGNMDDQELNEPQNRVALLKAELHRAGLEPGDTEQVIHHLHRELLDAQDLANTGKQRCLELQALLEEERRSNSEQTEESTKQIQYLQTQLGKLQADMEALREQRESTICTTREELYCAQEEILVLRHAMETATAEREREIAALQADLCGVRSELERWRDTAAKYEREISRLQEAFTLQQQQRSTANQLQAECATLQQRCVCLQQDCDGLRGERETLTDKLHRLENELSSTREQSLVLSCSLESLEKREGVLQEQLGSLENQHLQDASKLKSQLDQAQTHTHTLQREYEDTQSQLLDLRQRYERTEKEKLNIHQELEQCRSSLKLLQDKTTSSGWSPWMPVIAVMVAVTAAVLYPNLSKSSST, encoded by the exons ttctACCTGCAGGACACTAAAAGCAGCAACGGCACCTTCATCAACAGCCAGCGGTTGAGTCGCGGCTCGGAGGAGAGTCCGCCCTGCGAGGTCCTCTCCGGCGACATCATTCAGTTCGGCGTTGACGTCACCGAGAACACGCGCAAAG TCACCCATGGCTGCATCGTGTCAACAATCAAACTCTTCCTACCCGATGGGATGGAGGCACGCCGACGGAGCGA tGTCATCCAGGCTCCGTTACCACTTCCTGTAGACAAG gttGCAGCCAACACTCCCAGTATGTATTCTCAGGAACTGTTCCAGCTCTCCCAGTATCTGCAG GAGGCCTTACACAGAGAGCAGATGTTGGAGCAGAAGCTCGCTACCCTGCAGCGTCTGTTGGCCAACACTCAGGAGGCCTCCGAGAGCAGCTGGCAG GCTCTGATCGACGAAGACCGCCTGCTCTCCAGACTGGAGGTGATGGGCAGTCAGCTGCAGGCTCACTCCAAG TCCCAGACGGAGGACGGCATCCGCAAGGAGCTGCtggctctgcaggaggacaaacacaacTACGAGACCACGGCCAAGGAGTCCCTGAGGAGAgtcctgcaggagaagatcgaGGTGGTCAGGAAGCTGTCGGAGGTGGAG CGCTCGCTCAGTAACACGGAGGACGAGTGCACCCACCTGAAGGAGATGTCCGAGCGCggccaggaggagctgagggagcTCGCCAACAAGTACAACGCCGCCGTCAACGAGATGAAAGAGCTCACGGACAAAATCAAG GCGGCAGAGGGCCGGCAGGAGGAGCTCACCCAGCGGGGGGCGCTGGAGAAGAGGGAGTTGGAGCTGCGGatcgaggagatggaggagaaggagcaggttCTCCAGGCCAGCATCGAAGCTCTGCAGGCCGACAACGACTTCACCAACGAGAGGCTGGCCGCCCTGCAGG ATGAGGACATTGTCTCCCACGGACCGGTAGAGGAGCCTGAGAAGGACAAACGGAGCCTGCGGACCCCTGAGAGccccgaggaggacgaggacacgGACACCGATGATGGTCCAtttggaggagatgaagatgtTGATG ACAACTGTCACGTTAACAACAGCGGAGGAGACTCGACTAGAATCCAACAGTTGATTGAGTGTCCGC cgGTCAAACAGCTGAAAGAAACCGTGAGTTCTTCAATCCACAAACTGGCCAACTTTGCTG aagTGATGGACGCACACCTACAGAACAACCAGACGGCAGAAGAAGACGACATCTTGGCCAGCCCTGATCGCCTTAAAG GCAATCCAATGGATGCCAAAGAGTCGGACATGTCAGACACTCTGAGTCCCAGCAAAGACCGCAGCAGTGACGACACGTCAG ACGGCAACATGGATGACCAGGAGCTGAACGAACCCCAGAACAGAGTAGCTCTGCTCAAAG ctGAGTTGCATCGGGCCGGTCTAGAGCCTGGAGATACGGAGCAGGTCATCCACCACCTCCACAGAGAGCTTCTGGACGCCCAGGATTTAGCCAACACCGGCAAGCAGAGATGTCTGGAGCTGCAAG ctctgctggaggaggagaggaggagtaaCTCTGAGCAGACTGAGGAGTCCACCAAACAGATCCAGTACCTGCAGA ctcaaCTTGGGAAGCTGCAGGCTGACATGGAGGCACTGAGGGAACAGAGGGAGAGCACCATCTGCACCACCCGAGAGGAGCTCTACTGCGCCCAGGAGGAG ATCCTCGTCCTGCGTCACGCCATGGAGACTGCCACGGCTGAGCGCGAGCGCGAAATCGCCGCTCTGCAGGCCGACCTGTGCGGCGTGCGGTCCGAGCTGGAGCGCTGGCGGGACACGGCCGCCAAGTACGAGCGGGAGATCAGCCGGCTGCAGGAGGCATtcacgctgcagcagcagcagcggagcaCGGCCAACCAGCTGCAGG cggAGTGCGCTACGTTGcagcagcggtgtgtgtgtttgcagcaggACTGTGACGGCCTCAGAGGGGAGCGGGAAACTCTGACGGACAAACTTCACCGCCTGGAGAATGAGCTGAGcag caccagggagcagagtctgGTCCTCAGCTGCAGTCTGGAGTCtctggagaagagggagggggttCTGCAGGAACAACTGGGGTCTTTGGAGAATCAACACCTGCAGGATGCAAGCAAGCTGAAGAGCCAGCTGGACCAGGcccagacccacacacacacactgcagagagag TATGAAGACACACAGTCCCAGCTGTTGGACCTCCGTCAGCGCTACGAGAGAACTGAGAAGGAGAAGCTGAACATCCACCAGGAGCTGGAGCAGTGCAGGAGCAgcctgaagctgctgcaggacaagaCCACCtct agcggTTGGAGCCCCTGGATGCCGGTCATCGCAGTGATGGTCGCCGTGACGGCAGCCGTCCTCTACCCAAACCTCTCCAAGAGCAGCTCCACCTAG
- the slmapa gene encoding sarcolemma associated protein a isoform X9: MPSALAVFACRPNSHPFQERHVYLDEPVKIGRSVARCRPAQNNATFDCKVLSRNHALVWFDHKTGKFYLQDTKSSNGTFINSQRLSRGSEESPPCEVLSGDIIQFGVDVTENTRKVTHGCIVSTIKLFLPDGMEARRRSDVIQAPLPLPVDKVAANTPSMYSQELFQLSQYLQEALHREQMLEQKLATLQRLLANTQEASESSWQALIDEDRLLSRLEVMGSQLQAHSKSQTEDGIRKELLALQEDKHNYETTAKESLRRVLQEKIEVVRKLSEVERSLSNTEDECTHLKEMSERGQEELRELANKYNAAVNEMKELTDKIKAAEGRQEELTQRGALEKRELELRIEEMEEKEQVLQASIEALQADNDFTNERLAALQVRLEQLQEKSIKENNSLDNCHVNNSGGDSTRIQQLIECPPVKQLKETVSSSIHKLANFAEVMDAHLQNNQTAEEDDILASPDRLKGNPMDAKESDMSDTLSPSKDRSSDDTSDGNMDDQELNEPQNRVALLKAELHRAGLEPGDTEQVIHHLHRELLDAQDLANTGKQRCLELQALLEEERRSNSEQTEESTKQIQYLQTQLGKLQADMEALREQRESTICTTREELYCAQEEILVLRHAMETATAEREREIAALQADLCGVRSELERWRDTAAKYEREISRLQEAFTLQQQQRSTANQLQAECATLQQRCVCLQQDCDGLRGERETLTDKLHRLENELSSTREQSLVLSCSLESLEKREGVLQEQLGSLENQHLQDASKLKSQLDQAQTHTHTLQREYEDTQSQLLDLRQRYERTEKEKLNIHQELEQCRSSLKLLQDKTTSSGWSPWMPVIAVMVAVTAAVLYPNLSKSSST, encoded by the exons ttctACCTGCAGGACACTAAAAGCAGCAACGGCACCTTCATCAACAGCCAGCGGTTGAGTCGCGGCTCGGAGGAGAGTCCGCCCTGCGAGGTCCTCTCCGGCGACATCATTCAGTTCGGCGTTGACGTCACCGAGAACACGCGCAAAG TCACCCATGGCTGCATCGTGTCAACAATCAAACTCTTCCTACCCGATGGGATGGAGGCACGCCGACGGAGCGA tGTCATCCAGGCTCCGTTACCACTTCCTGTAGACAAG gttGCAGCCAACACTCCCAGTATGTATTCTCAGGAACTGTTCCAGCTCTCCCAGTATCTGCAG GAGGCCTTACACAGAGAGCAGATGTTGGAGCAGAAGCTCGCTACCCTGCAGCGTCTGTTGGCCAACACTCAGGAGGCCTCCGAGAGCAGCTGGCAG GCTCTGATCGACGAAGACCGCCTGCTCTCCAGACTGGAGGTGATGGGCAGTCAGCTGCAGGCTCACTCCAAG TCCCAGACGGAGGACGGCATCCGCAAGGAGCTGCtggctctgcaggaggacaaacacaacTACGAGACCACGGCCAAGGAGTCCCTGAGGAGAgtcctgcaggagaagatcgaGGTGGTCAGGAAGCTGTCGGAGGTGGAG CGCTCGCTCAGTAACACGGAGGACGAGTGCACCCACCTGAAGGAGATGTCCGAGCGCggccaggaggagctgagggagcTCGCCAACAAGTACAACGCCGCCGTCAACGAGATGAAAGAGCTCACGGACAAAATCAAG GCGGCAGAGGGCCGGCAGGAGGAGCTCACCCAGCGGGGGGCGCTGGAGAAGAGGGAGTTGGAGCTGCGGatcgaggagatggaggagaaggagcaggttCTCCAGGCCAGCATCGAAGCTCTGCAGGCCGACAACGACTTCACCAACGAGAGGCTGGCCGCCCTGCAGG tgCGGTTAGAACAGCTACAAGAGAAAAgcattaaagaaaacaacagccTGG ACAACTGTCACGTTAACAACAGCGGAGGAGACTCGACTAGAATCCAACAGTTGATTGAGTGTCCGC cgGTCAAACAGCTGAAAGAAACCGTGAGTTCTTCAATCCACAAACTGGCCAACTTTGCTG aagTGATGGACGCACACCTACAGAACAACCAGACGGCAGAAGAAGACGACATCTTGGCCAGCCCTGATCGCCTTAAAG GCAATCCAATGGATGCCAAAGAGTCGGACATGTCAGACACTCTGAGTCCCAGCAAAGACCGCAGCAGTGACGACACGTCAG ACGGCAACATGGATGACCAGGAGCTGAACGAACCCCAGAACAGAGTAGCTCTGCTCAAAG ctGAGTTGCATCGGGCCGGTCTAGAGCCTGGAGATACGGAGCAGGTCATCCACCACCTCCACAGAGAGCTTCTGGACGCCCAGGATTTAGCCAACACCGGCAAGCAGAGATGTCTGGAGCTGCAAG ctctgctggaggaggagaggaggagtaaCTCTGAGCAGACTGAGGAGTCCACCAAACAGATCCAGTACCTGCAGA ctcaaCTTGGGAAGCTGCAGGCTGACATGGAGGCACTGAGGGAACAGAGGGAGAGCACCATCTGCACCACCCGAGAGGAGCTCTACTGCGCCCAGGAGGAG ATCCTCGTCCTGCGTCACGCCATGGAGACTGCCACGGCTGAGCGCGAGCGCGAAATCGCCGCTCTGCAGGCCGACCTGTGCGGCGTGCGGTCCGAGCTGGAGCGCTGGCGGGACACGGCCGCCAAGTACGAGCGGGAGATCAGCCGGCTGCAGGAGGCATtcacgctgcagcagcagcagcggagcaCGGCCAACCAGCTGCAGG cggAGTGCGCTACGTTGcagcagcggtgtgtgtgtttgcagcaggACTGTGACGGCCTCAGAGGGGAGCGGGAAACTCTGACGGACAAACTTCACCGCCTGGAGAATGAGCTGAGcag caccagggagcagagtctgGTCCTCAGCTGCAGTCTGGAGTCtctggagaagagggagggggttCTGCAGGAACAACTGGGGTCTTTGGAGAATCAACACCTGCAGGATGCAAGCAAGCTGAAGAGCCAGCTGGACCAGGcccagacccacacacacacactgcagagagag TATGAAGACACACAGTCCCAGCTGTTGGACCTCCGTCAGCGCTACGAGAGAACTGAGAAGGAGAAGCTGAACATCCACCAGGAGCTGGAGCAGTGCAGGAGCAgcctgaagctgctgcaggacaagaCCACCtct agcggTTGGAGCCCCTGGATGCCGGTCATCGCAGTGATGGTCGCCGTGACGGCAGCCGTCCTCTACCCAAACCTCTCCAAGAGCAGCTCCACCTAG
- the slmapa gene encoding sarcolemma associated protein a isoform X13 — MPSALAVFACRPNSHPFQERHVYLDEPVKIGRSVARCRPAQNNATFDCKVLSRNHALVWFDHKTGKFYLQDTKSSNGTFINSQRLSRGSEESPPCEVLSGDIIQFGVDVTENTRKVTHGCIVSTIKLFLPDGMEARRRSDVIQAPLPLPVDKVAANTPSMYSQELFQLSQYLQEALHREQMLEQKLATLQRLLANTQEASESSWQALIDEDRLLSRLEVMGSQLQAHSKSQTEDGIRKELLALQEDKHNYETTAKESLRRVLQEKIEVVRKLSEVERSLSNTEDECTHLKEMSERGQEELRELANKYNAAVNEMKELTDKIKAAEGRQEELTQRGALEKRELELRIEEMEEKEQVLQASIEALQADNDFTNERLAALQAVKQLKETVSSSIHKLANFAEVMDAHLQNNQTAEEDDILASPDRLKGNPMDAKESDMSDTLSPSKDRSSDDTSDGNMDDQELNEPQNRVALLKAELHRAGLEPGDTEQVIHHLHRELLDAQDLANTGKQRCLELQALLEEERRSNSEQTEESTKQIQYLQTQLGKLQADMEALREQRESTICTTREELYCAQEEILVLRHAMETATAEREREIAALQADLCGVRSELERWRDTAAKYEREISRLQEAFTLQQQQRSTANQLQAECATLQQRCVCLQQDCDGLRGERETLTDKLHRLENELSSTREQSLVLSCSLESLEKREGVLQEQLGSLENQHLQDASKLKSQLDQAQTHTHTLQREYEDTQSQLLDLRQRYERTEKEKLNIHQELEQCRSSLKLLQDKTTSSGWSPWMPVIAVMVAVTAAVLYPNLSKSSST; from the exons ttctACCTGCAGGACACTAAAAGCAGCAACGGCACCTTCATCAACAGCCAGCGGTTGAGTCGCGGCTCGGAGGAGAGTCCGCCCTGCGAGGTCCTCTCCGGCGACATCATTCAGTTCGGCGTTGACGTCACCGAGAACACGCGCAAAG TCACCCATGGCTGCATCGTGTCAACAATCAAACTCTTCCTACCCGATGGGATGGAGGCACGCCGACGGAGCGA tGTCATCCAGGCTCCGTTACCACTTCCTGTAGACAAG gttGCAGCCAACACTCCCAGTATGTATTCTCAGGAACTGTTCCAGCTCTCCCAGTATCTGCAG GAGGCCTTACACAGAGAGCAGATGTTGGAGCAGAAGCTCGCTACCCTGCAGCGTCTGTTGGCCAACACTCAGGAGGCCTCCGAGAGCAGCTGGCAG GCTCTGATCGACGAAGACCGCCTGCTCTCCAGACTGGAGGTGATGGGCAGTCAGCTGCAGGCTCACTCCAAG TCCCAGACGGAGGACGGCATCCGCAAGGAGCTGCtggctctgcaggaggacaaacacaacTACGAGACCACGGCCAAGGAGTCCCTGAGGAGAgtcctgcaggagaagatcgaGGTGGTCAGGAAGCTGTCGGAGGTGGAG CGCTCGCTCAGTAACACGGAGGACGAGTGCACCCACCTGAAGGAGATGTCCGAGCGCggccaggaggagctgagggagcTCGCCAACAAGTACAACGCCGCCGTCAACGAGATGAAAGAGCTCACGGACAAAATCAAG GCGGCAGAGGGCCGGCAGGAGGAGCTCACCCAGCGGGGGGCGCTGGAGAAGAGGGAGTTGGAGCTGCGGatcgaggagatggaggagaaggagcaggttCTCCAGGCCAGCATCGAAGCTCTGCAGGCCGACAACGACTTCACCAACGAGAGGCTGGCCGCCCTGCAGG cgGTCAAACAGCTGAAAGAAACCGTGAGTTCTTCAATCCACAAACTGGCCAACTTTGCTG aagTGATGGACGCACACCTACAGAACAACCAGACGGCAGAAGAAGACGACATCTTGGCCAGCCCTGATCGCCTTAAAG GCAATCCAATGGATGCCAAAGAGTCGGACATGTCAGACACTCTGAGTCCCAGCAAAGACCGCAGCAGTGACGACACGTCAG ACGGCAACATGGATGACCAGGAGCTGAACGAACCCCAGAACAGAGTAGCTCTGCTCAAAG ctGAGTTGCATCGGGCCGGTCTAGAGCCTGGAGATACGGAGCAGGTCATCCACCACCTCCACAGAGAGCTTCTGGACGCCCAGGATTTAGCCAACACCGGCAAGCAGAGATGTCTGGAGCTGCAAG ctctgctggaggaggagaggaggagtaaCTCTGAGCAGACTGAGGAGTCCACCAAACAGATCCAGTACCTGCAGA ctcaaCTTGGGAAGCTGCAGGCTGACATGGAGGCACTGAGGGAACAGAGGGAGAGCACCATCTGCACCACCCGAGAGGAGCTCTACTGCGCCCAGGAGGAG ATCCTCGTCCTGCGTCACGCCATGGAGACTGCCACGGCTGAGCGCGAGCGCGAAATCGCCGCTCTGCAGGCCGACCTGTGCGGCGTGCGGTCCGAGCTGGAGCGCTGGCGGGACACGGCCGCCAAGTACGAGCGGGAGATCAGCCGGCTGCAGGAGGCATtcacgctgcagcagcagcagcggagcaCGGCCAACCAGCTGCAGG cggAGTGCGCTACGTTGcagcagcggtgtgtgtgtttgcagcaggACTGTGACGGCCTCAGAGGGGAGCGGGAAACTCTGACGGACAAACTTCACCGCCTGGAGAATGAGCTGAGcag caccagggagcagagtctgGTCCTCAGCTGCAGTCTGGAGTCtctggagaagagggagggggttCTGCAGGAACAACTGGGGTCTTTGGAGAATCAACACCTGCAGGATGCAAGCAAGCTGAAGAGCCAGCTGGACCAGGcccagacccacacacacacactgcagagagag TATGAAGACACACAGTCCCAGCTGTTGGACCTCCGTCAGCGCTACGAGAGAACTGAGAAGGAGAAGCTGAACATCCACCAGGAGCTGGAGCAGTGCAGGAGCAgcctgaagctgctgcaggacaagaCCACCtct agcggTTGGAGCCCCTGGATGCCGGTCATCGCAGTGATGGTCGCCGTGACGGCAGCCGTCCTCTACCCAAACCTCTCCAAGAGCAGCTCCACCTAG